The genomic window tatgaaagaatatgatggaaatcgagttgttgttactgctaacaacacaaagctcccggtggcacatattggagaagcagaggtTGTAGCCAACTTCGGTAAAGACCGGATTTTACGGAACGTTTACCATGTTCCaggaatgacaaaaaatttgttgtcTGTGCCACAACTAATAACTTTAGGGCTCTATGTTTTGTTCGGCCCAAATGATGTGAAAGTTTATAAAGACGAAGATGTTCAAGGAACTCCCGtgtttgaaggaagaaaagttgagtcaatatatgtatTGTCAGCAGAAACagcatatattgacaaagcaaagaagcatgacactgcagatatctggcatgagagactcgctcatgttggatacaacAAACTTCGGGAGATGTCTAATAAGGGGCAGTTGATTGGTCTGCCCAAGCTTGAGGTACGAACAGATAAAGTATGCCCAGGATGTCAATATGGAAAGGCGCACAGAAGGccatacaaagaatcaaaatatagagCTAAAGCGCCATTCGAGCTTGTGCATTCAGACGTATTCGGCAAAGTACCAGACCCATCAGTTGGAGGtaagtggtattttatcacttttattgatgacttttcaagatatacttgggtctattttatgaaagaaaagtctgaagcacttgaaaaatttaaggagTTTCACCAGATGGTGAAAAATGAACTTGGGCGTAGAATTCAGTGTCTACGAACCGATAATGGTAGCGAATATACATCAGACATGTTCATGGCGTACATGAAGCAACATGGTATTCGTAGGCAATTTACATGCGCCTATacgcctcaacaaaatggagtggcagaacGGAAGAACCGCCACATAGCAGAAACGTGtcgaagcatgatgcatgcaaagaacatgccaccaagATTTTGGGCCGAGTGTGTCAGCACCGCTGTACACGTAATTAATTGACTACCAATGCcgagatttaattttaaatctccatatgaaatgcttTATAAAAAGATGCCATCTGTGAGTTATTTTCGagtatttggttgtgtttgttatgtCTTTATATCTGAGTAGCACAGGACTAAGTTCGACAAAAAAGCACAGAAGTGTGTCTTTGTCGGATATGACCCATATCGAAAAGGATGGAGATGTGCTAATCCTAGCACTGGACAAGTTTATGTTTCTCGTGACGTCATCTTCGATGAAGCATCGTCGTGGTGgtcagaagagaagaagacaCTTCCAGACTCTCCAGTTCTTGAGAGagatattcaaaacaaaatacaatttgagatgaatcaaggAGAGCCTGAGCTTGAAGACACAGAAGCAAGACAGCCAGATAAGAAGTTCATTACCCAAGACAAGAAGAACGTACAGATCCATGGAGAACTGGAGTCAGTCCAATCCAACAAAGaagtgcagaagaagaaagaccatcacaatttgaagagccagaagaagctgaatatagagcagcatctcaagcagcacaagaatgtgtgtggttgatgcgactgctgaaagacattaaacaagacGTGGATTATGCAGTAAGACTCTActgcgataatcaaagtgcagTCAGACTTGCAGagaatcctgtcttccatgctcTAACGAAACATATAGAGGTGGAGCATCACTTTATTAGAGAGAAGGTACTCAAAGGAGAGATTCAGTTGCAGCCAATTGCTTCAGAAGACCAAGTCGCTGACATCTTTACCAAGGGCTTACCAGTACAGACATTCGTAAAACTTCGAAGAATGTTGAGAATCATAAGTAGAGAGTCagtaatgagggggagattgtagagagtcatcaccgactctcttggaAGAGTCGAGATGACTCAAGAGGCTTGTAGCCTCTTCATTTGTAAAGTCGGTGAGAGTCTCAATTTTAAGTCGGTGGTTATGTAatgattaaagaagaaaaataataattaaataaaataaagaaaagtaaatgtggaagtcggtggaagcatccaccaccgacttcatctccctataaatagggacgtTGGGTCATAGTGAGAGTGTAAGgagaaaaatcaagttgagtGATCTTGGGTTCTCACTTTGTGAGTTGGGTGTGTTGAGTGATCTTAGGTTCTCACTTTGTGAGTTGGGTGTGTGCTCATTTTATGAGCTGGTGAGTGTTAGCTCGTGTGTTCACTTTGTGAACTCGAGTTAAAGTTTCAAGTGTATGCTGCAAGGGCGTTGGGTATGTTAGCTCACTGCGTGAGtcgaggtgagttttcttaagccctcttttgtaatatccaatttgatgaataaatagtttacTTGTTCAagtatactttgccaagttCTTATTAAGTATCagtttggacgtcgagactctgctagattttctccgcataaatttgagtttgtagctgagttaGGGCCCGCATTACGTTTTCCAATAATGTGTACTTTGAAGCAAATGGTTGCATTTTGAACGTCCTATATTTAAGAATTCCTAGAGTGATTGCGTGCATAAGCATGTCGAGTTAATAAGGTTACACAAGAAAGATTATTAACTCAGGGGATAGGAGCACTTTTCTGTTCGTTCAAGCGTCATGTTTGTGGTTAAATGAGCTAGGGTTAGCTTGAGCTGGATTCGGTCTAAACTAATCGAGTTTTAGCCACCTTATCAAGCTTGACTCAAATTCTAGCTGAGCTCAAGCCAGACAAGATTCGAGTccggtcgagctcgagctagccTAGCTTAGTTGGCTGATGTACATCTCTAGTCACACCTTAGATCCACACTCATCGTTGTTTActtttttgcattgagaaaaggtCTGATTTAAGATTGGAGGGGGAGAATCTGATCTTATGTCTATTGTCCTCAAAACTTGAGACAGTGGGCCGGGCCTTATTAAATAGGCTCATCAGTTGTGAGACGCCAACCTACTTAATTTGTAGTGTGCCTGTTTAAGACGGGTCGGTGTGAAGGGTCGCCGTGGCTTACCCGGGAATAAAAACTAAAGAAAGTTAGAGCTCTTACCTCGGGAGTCGGGATATAATCTGTTCAGATCCCGTCTTTAATGAAGTTGTCCTACTCAAATTATATGCAATCAGGCTCAATTCAGACCATGAAAACTAAGATTTGATTAGCATAAGAACAAACATGTATATGTAATGACATCGGATCATTATCCGAACCCAGTTGGATATTTGGACTCCAATTCAGATCCACATTCATCCATAGAATTCTAGGAAAAGTAACCAGATGATCTGGACCTTTTACCAGATGCAAcaatgtggatttcaaatcaaaccAGTAGTCAGGTAAATTAGCCAAGTCCTTTGCATCTCTAGCTTCATCCTCACGCAAAATAATTACCACTTAAATCTATTACTAGATTTTATACTTATATGAGCGTTTGGCTGACTGATCAAAGCATgcaattttctcttttgtacAAACGAATTTAGGTGAATGGTGGAACAGTGATATAATGGACGTGTTTGTGGAAGGGGTGACGAGCGGGACTGACTTCAACGTATCAGATGCATATACCATAAATGGGCAACCGGGTGATCTGTATGAATGCTCACAATCAGGTAAGAAATAGTTTCTGCCATCTCTTTGTAATTAACAAATTCCCAGCATTCGCTTTTCGATCTAACTTACCAGATATTTTTCGTGacaaatccaatttaaattcatgttagaAACATGCAAAACAGATACGTAAATCAGATTTTATGAGACTTTTAAGATTAATTGATGAAAAgttcaaaagtttaaaatgtacatctattcataaaaaaaatttgtaaaataccCCAATCCCATTTTCACTGTCTATTTGTTGCATGCGATCTAACTTTGGTGGCAGCTGTTTGAAATGATAAACCAATAATCAACAATGTCCTaatgaaatgaatttgaattttttcattttcctttggtTTTTTATGTTTCAGAGACAAGCCGGTTTGTGGTTGAGTATGGCAAGACGTATCTGTTCCGCGTTGTGAACGCAGTAATGAGCTTCGGGATGTTTGTCGGCATAGCGAATCACACACTCACAGTTGTTGGTCGAGACGGAGCCTACCTTAAACCGTTTGAGAGAGAATTTGTCCTGCTAAACGTAGGGCAGACAATAGACATCCTTGTAACGGCAAACCAATCACAAGGTCTCTATTACATGGCCACCGATTCCTACAAAAGTATAAAGACGAGTTATGATGCCAATAAAACTACAGCCGTAGTCGAGTACAGGGGCTACAACTCCTCGCTAGCCTCATCACCACCCTTACCATATCTTCCTTCCAACAACGACACAGCTGCTGTGTATGAATTCAGTGAGTCGTTGAGAAGCCTGGCATCCGAAGAGCACCCCATTGATGTTCCCATGGAGATCGACACCAGGCTAGTCATGACCATGTCCTTGAACGAAGAACAGTGCAACGCCAGTGCCTGCTCCGAGGGCTATAAACTGGCTGCCAGTATGAACAACATCTCTTTCCTCAACCCGCGGATGGACATACTCTCCGCCTACTACGAAAGCATCAAGAACGTGTACACGACCGATTTTCCGGCGTTCCCGCCGTATATGTTCAATTTCACGGCGGACACGTATTCGAATGATCTGCTGGTGCCGGTGTATGGGACGAGGGCGTTGGTGGTGAAGTATAATTCGTCTGTGGAGCTGGTTCTGCAGGGCACCAAATTGCTGTTGGGGGATTATCATCCAACCCATCTGCATGGGTATCACTTCTATGCAGTTGGACAAGGCTTCGGCAACTTTGATCCCGTGAATGATCCGCTCAATTACAACTTGGTCAATCCTCCAAAGCTGAACACGATCGACGTCCCCTTCGGCGGATGGGCTGCTCTCCGTTTCAGAGCGGATAACCCCGGTAAGTAACTTTACTTTCCTGCTTAGTTTCCTTTTGGGTTTTGCCGATCCGAATGCCTTCATATCTCCTTTCCCGGCTTCTCATCGGTAACGAGATTAATTAACTAACTCCTAAAGTGGATACTTTAGAGTTAatttgatgaagagaatgatAAAATTAAAGCTTTCggaacaaaataaatgaaccCTATTCTTTGACTGGTAGCCAGGCATTTCTTGTAGCCCAAAGCAATATCTAGAAGATTGCCAAAACATTGGATTGGATCCAAGAATGCAGCAGTATTGCCTCAGGATCACAATATATTCATTTTCCACTTGATTAAATGGAAAGGAAGCAAGGATAGGAGTCAGAGAGGATCCCATTGTATATATTTTTGGAATGATTTAAAGTTACCATTCTTGGGAGTGTGGCTTGGTCAATTTCTTGAGAAGGTCCTGtcaggctctctctctctcatcctttCTGCCATCCTCTTGGTCTTTTGTCTTCACCATTGCACTTGAGAGAGACAAAATCATAAACCGAGTTGCAAAAAGAAAGAGTGGATTATAGAAATTGTCTTTTACTTAAACATATCGTTTTTATTATGCGCAAGCAAGTTCTGCTTTTCTTAAGTTTTCTTATATTTCGTTCTACGCTTTGTTTCATAAGAAGTATGTTTGCCAATTACTTTACCAACGTAAGCTGTTGTTTGTGATTGCCTAAATGATCAGCAGTTTCATATGAACAAACCAAGAGTTTGAGTGGCTTCCTTATAATtctgtaaaattttcataaaaaaacatatggaACACAATTGAATACGATGACATGCCACAATTGAATATAGCCGATTGATTTAGCGTGACAACCAACAATGCAGGTGTGTGGTTTCTTCACTGCCACTTGGAACGCCATTTTTCCTGGGGGATGACGACGGTGTTAATAGTGACCGACGGCCCGAATCCTGAAACAAGCATTCTGCCTCCCCCAACCGGCATGCCCAACTGTTCAGACCGAACTGTCCACATTACTCGAGATCAGAAGAGCAACGAGCCGCTGGAGGACGGCCTGATGCCGGCCGTCAACGTCAATGGGGACGGTGTAGACGCGTCTGCGTGATAGCTTTAATGGCAAGTGCTGAGGAAATATTATTCAGAACCtgcattttttgtcttttcttcaATTATAGTTCTATATTTATTTAAGGGTATTTTTTACGTTTTCAAAGAGGAATTTTATGCTTTCAACTTTGTCCTTCTAAGAGCCTGGCTTCCACCTCCTCACTCTTCTCACATGAGAACGAGTTTTAATGCCGCCGCGAGTCCACAATGAGTGAGTGAGTGTAAGTTGATGATAGGCCCTATTTGAGTATTTACTTTCACGTTATAATATTCTACGTGCACAACAACACTCTTAACcctattattatctcatatttttatcattatctcatacttataaCGTCTCATGTAATGACAAGAagtggtatgagataatgatatgTATAAGATAATGATAAATGCATGAGGCAATAGGTATGTATAATAACAAATTATactttaattttaatatttataaaacattgtAGTTTTTGAACTTTAATTAACTTATTCATAATCTTTTTACCCTTGTAAAAGGCTAGCCAAAGGTGTTTTGGTTAGTATATATGCctacacatattttttttgtatgcgTAGGGATGTGCCGAAATCAGGACGGTATTACAATGCCAACACAACACATGTAAGAGGATCGAGGCACTCTTGGCTGAACTTGGGCTAAGGAGATCATTCCATATAtaattaaagggaaaaaaaaaaggtttcctGTGGCAGAGCCATGTCATCAGGccacaaaatttgttttatataaaaacttcaataattttcagttttttatatgCGCCCCTTGAAAATCTGAAATTAAGGTGCCTTTAACTAGATTtttttgactccaccactgaTTGCTCCCCTAGTTTGAAAGTTAGGTAATTTTGCTGCTAAATGTATTGACTTTCACATCCTTTTTGCATGATCTTAAGCCGACCCTTGAATGACTGTTCGAAGTTTAGTGGCCACCTTAATTTCATTAAGGAGGTGGAACTAGAAGATGCATGTAAATCCTCCTGGGAGGAAGGCTTTGTGTAGAGCCCAACAAAACaagggaaacaaaaaacaatcaaCCGAACCATACCAGCCATCTTAATTAGGCCATCGGTTCCCATTCATCACGAAGAGAATTCCATATCCCAAAACTATTTACAACAACTAGAAGATGAGTGTCTTTGAGTTGGATTTATGAGATAGAAATTAAGGACAGGAGTCAGAGGAAAtccaataaatattttttgaattaatcaaGCTACCATCCTTAGGCTGTTTGGCTTGATCAATTTGTTGAGAAAGCTTGTCCGTCGGCAATGCATGAAAACAAAAGATAATAAAACAGGTTAATTATTTAAGTAGGTTGAGTAGTGAACCCACTTCTGAAGAAGACTGGAAGGATCCGCCTTTCTTCCTCAAACCAAATTCCTTTTTGTGTCTTATATCTTGGGTTAAGTTAGGACTTGAGTGAGATACGGTAGACTGGTTGTTCTGTCATTGCGCCACCGGTTAGGACCCAAGCCATACACACCAAGATTCAACTGAGATCTAGAAGACTCGGCCGATTATCGGCTGACTTGGTGGTTCGCTGACTCATTTGGATCAGTAGAGTCACACACAAAGTGTGTATCACAGATATAGAACTAAATTATTGATAAAAACTGATTTtgacccaagtttttttttcttgaacccgtaccaaaaaatcaaaaaaagggaggaagaggctggatcaatctctcttttttctttatgatgAAGGTTGGACCATTTGTTGGGGTTTCTGTCTTGTTACTGGAGAGAGCATAtccaatttcttttatatttcaatGATTTTACAAAGTTTATATGGATTGAATAGTTAACTggaacatttaaaaaaaaatagtgctaCAGTTTGATACTCTTAGTAATTCGGTTTCATTTCGATAGTCTTTGATTTTTGGTACATAATCTGGCTGCGTGACTGACCTGTAAACTGCTGGTTCGAATCCAATTCTTGAGTTTTGCCAATTATGCTTTCTACGATCAGCTTTGTCCTTTGTAAATTTCACCCTATTGGGCACGTCTTAAAAGACAAAATCGTAAAAGAAAGGTCGCAAGTGAATTATATAAAAGCCTTTACTTAAACCTATAATTTTCAGTATGCGTACGCAACacgtgccttttttttttttttaacttatttaaacattttttcatgtttccatctATAAAGACTATGTTTGCCGATTATTTTATAAACTTAAGCAGTTGTTTGCCATTGCATAAATGGTCAGCAGTTTCATATATGCATACCAAAAGTTTGAGTGGCTTCCTTAAAATTCTGTAAAATCTGCATAAGAAAAATCACGCGCGCCGCCAAAGACATCCGCATCATCTTGAATGAAACAGCCAATTTCTATGAACAGCTAAAGACTCGCGTATAACAGACTGATTTAGCTGCGGATGAGACAATGCAGGCGTGTGGCTTCTTCACTGCCACTTTGAACGCCAATTTCATCGGGGATGACGGCGATGTTCATAGTAACAGACGGCCCATGGAATGGATATGTCTCTCTAACGGGACTGGTCCGACGCTTCCTCATTACTCTAAGCAAGAACAGCAACCAGGTGACGGCGGCCTGCAGCTGCCGGCCGTCGATGTCCGTTTGGACGAAGGGGATGTGTCCGCGTGACAGCTTTAAAGCTCTATGCATGGAAATGGTTCCTAGAAagtgcatttctttttttctcttcatttcttttcttctcttcaagtGTTTTTCTTAATTATACATTTTAaggatatttttgtttttttctttatgcttCCATCTTTGTCCTTATAAGGGCCGGGTGTCCATTTGATCTTGTGTTTTCCAGTGTATCCGCACCATCAACCCATTTTGCACGGTACCATCAAGTTTTGTACATTGTTGTTCAATACACCAAACGTGACTCTAGCATCAatatacatatttactttaatgcCCAAACATTAAACAATAAATTCTTACTTATATTATTCCTCATACTTTAGTAATTATCTTATATCTGTAGCGTCTATCTTTATCTCATACCCGTAgcgtttgagataatgatagtaagtaatatgagataatgactgAGGTATAAGATAATAATGGATATGAGATTAtgacataaatatgaaataatatgtatgagataacaacaaatgtatgaaataatagatatgagataataacaaaGGTATGAGGTAGCGCTAAAgcggaacaaaaaaaaatgaagaaatttttttaccgTTTTCAGGAATATATTAGTCATAATAATTTATTATGTACATACGAATTGACAAGTTTTACCTGAAAATCTTTTTTTGCCTTTAGAATCCGAAAATCCTTTTTTTGCAGTTGTTTTTGTATTAACCATAGACATCATTAAAATGACACACAAAATTCATACATAACACAACATATATAACCCGCTTCGATGTTTGCATGGCTAGATGGAGTCTACAATGGCGTAGCTACTTGTCaacttgtgtgggcaattgccgcCACAATTTCACCTAAATTGTATGTTTATGTTTGAATGAGTCCATATAGttatatgcatattttttcCCCGTCTAAAGACTTTTGACATCCTTAGTTGTCAGAACATGTGACATGTTTACCCCACCCTACCAATCACTCAAAAGGTTTTTGACATCCTTTGTTGGTAGATCATGTTGCATGCACCATTTAGTGCATGCACCCACCCCACCAATCACATTAATAAAGAAATAGACATTTTAGACACTTTATCCTTTTCACTTTCctcattttgttttccttttccttcgaCAAAATTATTTTCCACCTTGGAAAACTTTTCGTTTGAAAAACTAAAGCTGTTTTGGTCATGTTTCACTTGCACCAAAATGCGAGCACACAGTTTGTGTGGTTGTGCCGGTATTGAATAATGTGTACAAATATTActatcaaattttttctttcgaaGCTGGTTAGAAGCTTAGTGGCCACCTTAACTTCCATCACTGAAGATTCCTTAACTTCCATCACTGAACATTAGGTAGAACTAGAAGATTTGTGCAGTTAAAGCCTGCTGGGAATTGGGCTCCCTCCCCTTTTACTAAAAAGAATTAAATGAATTGCCACCCACCAAAAGGGAACTAAAAGCAGCAAACAGGACACTTAGGCTGTTGGTGTTCCCGTTTCATCACGAATAGAAGTCCAACTCACAAAACTATTTCCATAGAACTAGAAGATGCGTGTTTATTTTAAACAACGAGAATTCTTTTGGATTCGAATAGAAGTCCAACTCACAAAACTATTTCCATAGAACTAGAAGATGCGTGTTTATTTTAAACAACGAGAATTCTTTTGGATAGAGTTCGAATTTGTGAGAAATCGTGTTGAGAAGAATTCTAATTAATTGAAATAGTATTCATCCGTTCAATAGAAAAACAGTGGGAGTTCCAAGCAAAATTCCTTTTGATGAACTTTTAAGACaaatttaaaacactttttaaggtATTCCACACGTTTCTCCCAATCTTGAGGCTCTATTCATGAATTCTTGTTCCAGTTGCCAAATAAACTCATTGGTCTTCAAGTATTTCATGTttaaagctggttatatacgtCGTTCTTGTGTATATAATATCATGTGTCAttataataataacaattcTCATTCCATTTGCCAAATAAACTATTGGTTTTCAAGTATTTCATATTCAAAGGTGGTTATATACGTCATTCTTGTGTATATAGTTTCATGTGTCattataataataacaaaaaatgcgtatcaaaagaaacttttttgtAGGGACAGGGTTTCAATAAAGATAAATTTTGTCATCCATGTATACATATTGGTATGATTAATATACCAgttaaaaaacaatttctttttcttgcccCGCTTATAacattatttcattatcttataaatattttttatctcatagacattattttatacttatgtttagtgtctattatctcattatctcatacttatgtttagtgttatctcatatattCATCCGTTATCTCATTGTTTCATaagttttttgttatctcatacttatatttGATGCTATTCCATGCATCTATGTGTTTGTATCCCATTATCTCACAAATCTTTTGTTATCATATTAACATTACTCATACttgttatttcatacttatttgttctctcatgcacatgcatatgtaatgtttgagcatgaaagtaaatatacatATTAGTAATAGAGTTCACATCTGGTGTAAACTCATTACATACATGAAAAGTGCACATAACTCTCCCTATTTCATTAGCCTGTGGAGACTAGCCCCGATTGAGTAGATAGAAGACCCGTCAATATTTGTATTCTATCTCTAGCATTGTTTACAATCTAGCTATAGCTCCCATCACAAGTACTTGGAAGCTTCACATATAGTTAAAACTAAATATTCAACCCAATGAAAAATTGTGTAAAGGAAAATTTATTAGTTCTTAAAAAAAGAAGGAGATTTATGCTCAATCTAAGGTACCTCAAAAAGACCTAAGccccttctccttttctcttgtcCTCAAAGTCCAgtgctttttttcctttttctcttaactaCCACCTATCAGCTATACCACATACGGAGAAAATGACATTAAATATCGATATTctatatatattggtgccctCCTGCACCATCGGTATTTCAAAGTCCTCAAAAATTAAGGCGCCGGACGGCCGCGGGTGATGGTTATGGAGCGGCAACCACCTGCCCTGCCGCCACTGCAAATCACCATTtgccttcttctttctctcttcctcttccggCGGGCTCTCGCCGAAGTTCACTACCACGAATGGTTTGTAAGTTAACAAATGGGTGATACGGGTTCAAGTAGATGTTAAGGGCCAAAAGATGAAAATGTTGGTGAACCGAACATAGGAAATGATGCTCTTTATATAAGGACAACATTAAGATGCTTTTTGATGAGAATGAAATactcaaataaaacaaaataaaaaatttaataaaatgacaaataCCAATTGCCTATTGAAGTTAGCATGAGGAGCCTCATTTAAACGGTACACTAGCATTCAGTACATTTCTCCTTTCGTTGGcactttctttcttcttattttcttttcttcaggCAATCGTAATGTGATCTATTTTGTTAATGAAATTGAAAACCGACCTGGTGCATCTATGAAATTTTTTAGGGCAAATTAAACAACtttaaaaaagttatttgtCACGACCCAGCGGACTTTACATTGGGCTTGAGCCTTTGGTCGGGCGAATCCTTAGCCTGACTCCTAACCACCTCGTTTTAGCCCCAAAAGTCTAAAAACTGAGACAAGAAACTActaaataacttttttttatatggttttgaaaatctct from Nymphaea colorata isolate Beijing-Zhang1983 chromosome 6, ASM883128v2, whole genome shotgun sequence includes these protein-coding regions:
- the LOC116256742 gene encoding laccase-14-like; amino-acid sequence: MEHQPALVRLQVLLLLLPFLLFRLAVAEVHYQEWVVAPTSYTRLCRSNDILTINGQLPGPTLYVHRGDTVIINSYNHANYSVTIHWHGLKQPRNPWSDGTEFVTMCGVPPGKNFTYTLLFTTEEGTIWYHAHSEWTRATVYGAIVVYPKMGATYPFPKPDSEYVVVIGEWWNSDIMDVFVEGVTSGTDFNVSDAYTINGQPGDLYECSQSETSRFVVEYGKTYLFRVVNAVMSFGMFVGIANHTLTVVGRDGAYLKPFEREFVLLNVGQTIDILVTANQSQGLYYMATDSYKSIKTSYDANKTTAVVEYRGYNSSLASSPPLPYLPSNNDTAAVYEFSESLRSLASEEHPIDVPMEIDTRLVMTMSLNEEQCNASACSEGYKLAASMNNISFLNPRMDILSAYYESIKNVYTTDFPAFPPYMFNFTADTYSNDLLVPVYGTRALVVKYNSSVELVLQGTKLLLGDYHPTHLHGYHFYAVGQGFGNFDPVNDPLNYNLVNPPKLNTIDVPFGGWAALRFRADNPGVWFLHCHLERHFSWGMTTVLIVTDGPNPETSILPPPTGMPNCSDRTVHITRDQKSNEPLEDGLMPAVNVNGDGVDASA